TCTGCAGCCTTGAGATTGTGTACATTGAGATCAGACTTTGAAACTATGCTGTAGAATGCATCTCCTCTCAAAATTGTGATATCAGATCCAGTATCAATAATACCGGTGATAGGAACACCCTCTATATTGACTTGCACACAACGGGAACCACCCTTAATATTGCTGTGAGAATTATCTCTGATCACATAATTGATACCTGGTCCAGAAGTCTTAGAAGGAGTCTTAGTTTGTGTTAACTTACCACCTGCACTCTCTGTTTTTGATTTCTGACATTGGCGAGCCAAGTGATTTGGGCTATCACATATGTAGCATCTAAGCTGTTTCTGCTTCTGTTGTATCCCCTCCTTCTCTAACTTATTTCCTGGTTTCCTATATGTTGTACGCCAATTTTGTGATGGTAAATAAGACTTGGTAGGGAAATTGGTCTGAGGTTTCCCAGCTTTCATTAAGTACTGCTGTTTCTTCTGTTTCCATTAAGTACTGCTAAGTACTGCCTTTTacagtggaggtcctaccgagatcCTGCTACCAAGGAGCTTCTTAGTCAGCAGGACTGGAACTTTTCAAGGGGGAGAGGAAGAAAGGTCATAGAGTTAACAGTGAGGTATACTGTAACTTATAGAAGAGTAGGATATAAGCAGTTTTAGGAAACACTGTGTAGTCCAAGCATTTTACTGAACAGTATAGTAGAACTGTTAGTGGACAAATGGACTCCTTAACTAGTGTGGTGGAAGGAGAAGCCTTCCCTTTGGGCTCAAAAAGGCTTACAGTGAGACATATGCAGCAGCTGGCAAGTGGCCTTGGCTTGCCTACAGCAGCCACCAAGAGTGACTTGGAGGTAATGATTAATGGCAAACTAGTGGACATGTTTCATGATCCTAAGTGTGTTCAAGTAATTGTTTCAGTGACTGAGCAAGGAGAGGAACTGTCATTGAGGGATATGGATGGAATATTCCTGGTCATTCCACCATTGTCTAGGATGAGGTAAGTCACCTACTCCTAGTGAGGGAAACTGGAGTGAGGAAGACATGGACTTAAGTATTGAACTTACTCAGTTACGCCACTTATTACAAGGTTTGGAGGAAGGAAATGTGGCTCTAAAAGTAGAGTTAGAGTCAACCAAGGATGAAGTAGCTTGATTGAAGGCTGACCTCAGTAAGGCCAATGAACATGTATTGGAACTCTGGCAGGAAAACTGTAAGCAGCTGATAGAGTATGACAATGCTGTAatagagagagacagagagatgCAACTAGTCAGGAAACAGTTGCAAATGAGGGAGCTAGAGCTAGCCAGATTGAAGTTGTCAAACTTGGGAAAGACAGAGCTCTCAAGTGAAGTGACAAAATTAAACATAAAGAGCACTGAGAGCCGTGGTGCATTCAGAGAAGGTTATCAGGAAAGGCCTGATATTTCATGTTCTCACCTTCCCATTTTAAGGGCTTCAACATTGTCAGACCATACTAGAGGTCATGTGTTTGTGCCTACAAgaccaacaacaacaacagctgaTTTCTCACCTTTGGAACATCTGTCTACAACAACATCACCTGATATTTTACCTTTACAAGGTGTGATCACAACTAGCAACCCTTTCCAAGGAGACAGAGATCAGTTGTTGTCAACAATGACAAGCACAACTCAACCATTGATGACTAGCCATATACCACCAATAGACCAGAGGCATTCAGGAGgagctaatgtgccaattaaGTGTCAGTCTAGCCAACAGGTAACCAATTTGAGTACATCGTTATCTGATGTCCTTTATGTGAGCAGACCAATAAGTTCTACTGGAATAGCTAGTGGTAGCAAGTTGACCACTGAAAGTCAGGCTTGTGCTCCTCGTCGAGGTAAGGCACCACCGGTAGATCCTTTCACTGCTGAGGATGTGAGGATAACTTTTGATGACTGGCTACTGACCTTAGAGAGGGCATCCAGATGGAATGAATGGACACCTGAAGAGTCCTTAATGCAGCTAGCTGGCTACTTGAGAGGAAGAGCAGCACAAGAATGGAAGCTACTGCAATCAGAAGATAAGAAATCATACCAGGCTGCTACTAAGGCACTGAAGGAAAGGTTAGATCCAGGTAACCAGACCTTAGCAGCTCTTGACTTTCGTCATATTTCACAACTACCTGATGAATCTGTTTCAGACTTTATAGGTCGATTAGAGCAAACATTCCAGATTGGGTTCGGCCATGAACGGCTATCCAATGAGACCAGAGAGATGCTTCTTTATGGTCAACTACAAGAAGGGTTACTGTACAGTTTGATAGAGTCACCTGCTGTTTCTGGTGCTCGGAATTACAAAGAGTTGTGCTTAGCAACTAAGCGAGAGGAAAGAAGATTAAATGAGCTTGTAAAAGGTTCCCCTGGTAGGATAGTCTCTAAAGCGCAGTTTTTAACACACATAGGCAGAGAACAATCTTTATTCACAGCAGCAAACAGCAGCCCAATTACAATCAAAAGGTCTGTTTTTATAGcccaaaattacatcataattacattacatcataattaaaGTAATTGTAAGGTCTCTGATTCACAATTAGTTTATTGTTGCTGAACTGATATGTGAAGTTGTGACTGTCACAGTGATCTTAGTTTTGGTACTGCCTCTTAGGCCAGGGACTAAGAAAGTTTGGTATAGAATTACATTGTACCTGCTGACTATATAGGTCAGTGGAAGTGAACTCTAAATCTGTAAACAAGATACAGTATACACATACAGATGAATTCCAGGGTGTAGCtattggggggagggggggggggggtaacccCCTTCAAAATTTGAACTTTTGGGCTTTCAACAAGAACACCAAAGTGAAATCATCTTAGTTTGGCTGTACAAATATACAGAAAGATGTAAATAGAGCAGAGCTACAGTGCATGTAATAGGAAAAGCTTGCTGTAAAAGGTTTTAGGAAGAACAAGAATATATAAATTTAACTATACAATGAAAAATGCTaataaagatcgagataatcTATATAacattggtcctttatcattaaTTGGTGCAGCCTTGCTGCATTCCtacctgtaactctaattggctagtaatttggccgcctttttctcctctacaCTGACTTGAAAAGGGCACaagattactagccaattacAGTTAAAGGGAATTATAATTAATCAGGAATtccacaagtcaatgataaaggtaTGATTTTTGTAGTTACGTAGTTGTCagtattaaagtaaaacggtccttataaagaggtggtcttcgTTGGGAAGTGGTCTATAAAGAGGTTACCACCAGATGAAATTATCTTAATACTGTTCCATTCCacccattccagtccaccattccagtccaccagtctATTTCACTGAATCCAGATGTCCTTTTCAAGTAGGTAACAAGCAATGATGTTCTCAAGTTGGAGCTTCTAAAGCAGAGGGGGTGGAGCAAGTTAAACAGGTTACACAGTAGAGCAACAACGTCATACCAGATGTCATTGTTGGGAGTCTAGCCAAAGGAAATTTTTAGATATTAAAACCTCACTGTGTAACTGTTGCAGCAAGTAGCAACTGCATACATGTGACTTATAGCCATagccataatatatattatggaCAGCTGGAATCTAGGGGACACTGCTAGGGGGGTCTGAGGAGGACAAGAATTTACAGGATAATCCACTAAGAGGAGAAGAATGGAACTCTAGCACACACGGTATattcatttgtataaacataactttgtttggtacagctggatgaatgaaaggcatagctatatagtattacTCTTTCTAAGATCCTTGCTTAAAACTTCGTTACTCTACTATGTGTCCCCTTCTATCATAAAATAATAGTGCATTCACATGATTATTCAAATTAGGTGCAAATTGATGTGGGCAGTGATGGAGAACAaggaataattataataatgatgccTAAGTaattgtgttgtagcttgccagtGGTCAGTTAAAgttattgcattttctttctttttaattTTCACTGtgacacattttacaccaattccatACTTTCCAGAGCATCAACTCTATAAGTATCAAACGGCAAAGTTCCTACCATTTTAGATACTTTTTTAACTTGAGGTTGGCTGTATTAGACAAGTTCCAATAGTGATGGtggggcaagaggctgtttacaAGATATGTGGGGATGAATTAATTAGGCCAAATTATGGCTATTCAGGTTCCAAAACTGGAagaaatttacagtacagggctttattaaatgccaaatatctGTTCAGCCATCCCCAAGTTGGCCAGAGCTCCCAGATCGCTCATATGgtttgccactgtgcttgggaaaagtagcAGACTACTCAAAcccagctgattttgattgtaaaattagtttattcatgtagctttgtgttattCAAATCTGCTGTGTCAAGGGAAATAAGACAGGTTTCCCTCATATTGTTTtgagtggttgactgctttattagagtagtttatagttTATATTTTGACTGCTTCATTAGAGTACCCATGTTGAGGAGAATTTTTACCAATGTAATTGTTGAAACTTGCAATGTATTATGATAATACCAATTGTGTCCAGGTAGTCTagtgaaaaataattatttgtggtAGGATTTTGAATCGCCAACTTCTCAGAAAGTCTGTTGAAATGTCTGGTACCAGCAAGTTCAACATTGACAACAAACAACGAATTCACTTAAACTTCATTAAAATTAATAGTGCAGCCATATGATTACAGCCCTTATTTCTTACTTCCTCCTATATAATTATCATGACTGACATAGCTATTACTTTGATAGTTGAcacttgaaaccatgtcagctcacttgtcaacagtgctatcaagtcaacacaaacttcacatttgtgctatttttgtcACTTAAAAAGGAAAGAATAAGCTtatgcatgcttttatgcagccttttaccagacaaataatggcttaaaaagctgttaatcttataatgaataatggaaatggaccgcccgcccacatgcaaatatgcttgagtgcAGGACGGGAaacggagaatttatttggagtggccttatccattgtcgggttatgcttggctgaagtcATCAGTTAGTTATCAGTAGAAAACTCAGTTAAAtcggaatttttaaaattctgtagaaacttgttggaagggtttggagttactctgaaggcatttttgggcttggctatgcctagccaatatactgccaagctgttatgaaggaaatttgaggctggatatttttgggcaagcaagaaagcccaaaactgcatgatcccaaatatacagtactaccttaCTTTATGATGTACAGTTTTGAAATTGGATAATTGACAGCATGTATATATATCAGGGATGTGTTCAGGTTTAAAGTAGTGGTGGTTACAAGACAGGATAAAATGTATGAATCTCCAGTGGTTGTTGAGTGGTAGTGGTGGCTGGTTCCGACCACTGCTGACCACAGTGGACACATCCCTGTTGTATAGCTATTATACACTCATTATAAATTAAATCATACTAGCTACCTTGTATATTCACAATGCAAATCTTCAAAATATACTGTAGTAGCACTAAAGTACAGTATGCACATACATGGATGTCAGCCAGACACTTATATGGAGGTACGTACGTACTGTGTACGTAAATGCAGGAAACTAAATCATATTATACATAATAGTAATGTGAAATACATACACATCTTGAATGGTTACGCATACAGTATTATGTTGTAGCATAATCGTTATTTAGAAATTGTAGGTTACTTAAGTCTGAATGATATAGTCATTATCCACTGCTGGCATCTAAGAAGCTATAAAATATAGTAACAAGTATGATAGTGCAGAACAATAATAATGGAATGATAAATGTTCAACATTGTATGGTTAAATTATATTGGAATGAGCATCCTGACTGAAAAGTGACATAGCCATTccactttgtactatacagcattacaaactatGCTGGTTTTGGGAGATATTTTTGCATAGAAAAGTCCTAACTTTCATGTGCATGAGTCCCTACTAGATTGTCCAATTCATGAAAACTATTGTGCATCAAAATTTTAACATGTTCTATGCACATGTAAGAGTAAAGGTGTGAAGTGGCAGTATACCTACCACTTAGAGATTTGTATTTACGTGTCTGCTGTATTTACAGGATGAGCTACACATGAGTGACATGGTCTAAATCACAGACATTTGACACTAACTGATGGTATTTTTAtgctgtgctgataatgaaacaTTTCTACATAAAAATATGTgcttttattatgaactcttgcttataaCTAACCTTCAAGTTGACAGTCTACTGCAGTAGTAGTGATATTAAAATTCTGGAAAGGGTCGtcaaaatcatcatagaaaacCAACACTTTACAAGACTTATAATACTGATAATTTGTGGAGATCACATAGCTTAACTGATGTGTTTCACTGATATCATCTGAAGTTTTACTATAGTCATTCTGATGGATACACAAGTAAGTAACTGacagtatatatacacatgtgaaCATGGCACAAAACATTTGGTGGGGTAAACCTTGATTTTCATCTAAGGTAGCTGCTTGAATTGATGTGAACAGATTTCTCCCTAGCAACCATCCCATCAGTATTTATGCATTATCTATCAACCATCAGGATTTTGTTTTTGGTGCCTCTTTCTTTTTCCTCTGATTATTCAAAATAGTCTGGCAGACAGcagggtgaagtttgcaaaatggtctatagtttattttaatgcacttttggattgtcctgtatacctaaaacaatattccacctgctggacagGTGTCAGCCTTGGGAATTTCGCTATAGCAACCAAAGtttaattagctgcatagcaaccatacaaatttcACAAAATAGCTTCTATGGGTTTCAGTTTTACCAAAAATGGTTTGATAACCTGACCATTTAACAAATCTGAGGTATTACAATTAATGGaaaatgtataattattaaatagtTCCATAAACCACTGAAAGCATCATTATGCATACCATAGTTACGTATGTCTCAATAACTGTCATATGCtctgtgggcacaaactacaccctgttaCACAACAGGACATATCTCAGCTGTACtggagtaaaatatttgcattctgctacttttattataaagccaatcaaTTGCTTAATACCTGCGTAAAGTTTCAAAGCTATAGCACATTAGTACATAAAGTTATAGGTGATTAAAGTTcgaaaagtaggcaattttatgtgctcacatgcctTAAATTCACAGGCCCATGCAGTCACATTTGCTCTCTTGACTTTCTTTAGTTTgcttatttttaaaaaaaaatgcttGTTTCAGTTAGCTAAGCTATACTATAATGGTTATCATTACTTTTAGACTCGAGAGAACAAACACAGTTTTCTGGTAGGAAATTTAATTCTGGCCTTTCCTGTTGAATGCTTCTACGAAATCATTATGATAAAATCAAGTGTCTTGGTGATAATTATTTGCCTCTTTTTGGTTTTTTGTTGGTGTGGAAAAGCTCAGCTAATACACCCTTTCTCCAGCTGAAGTCCATGAAGTGCAAATAATTTATCAGGTGCTGTATTATAAAATGTTCCATAACATTGGTGCTAAAGATAGAATTTGAGTTTTATACATAAAGAAGttaatgtacatatatgtagatcATCAAATGTAAGCTCAACAACTAGTACTTGCTATATACTTGCAGAGTATATGTCACAAAGCactcactatacagtgaatagcATATGTGTGTTCTTCAGCTATGCTTATTAACTGCTTGGTGTTTAGATTCTTCACACCTGTTCCAGTATCATCTAGCTCACTTAGACTATTTTCAAGGAATAATGGAAGTTATGCCTTATTTGGGACATTATATGTGGTATCCATGCAGTAGAGTAGCTGCTTCCATATaccctgaaatgtggacactgtgaatggaaattttagtgattttgtttactgcctaggtgagaaaactatttgttttttttatagattactaataggctattatgttcacCAGAATATTGTTTTGTCTAAGGTCATAATTGtataaaacatacatacaaataagcctctgagatcaggacaactttccaataagAACAGTATAGTGGAGTCTTAAGGTGTCCAGAATGGtgttgtgagagcctctagctatattttatataggatacgtacacatgtatgtatgactGTGTGCTACCTCTTAACAATATTTTTTATGTACAGATAATAGATCATGACATGCCTTTTGTACTGAAGTTGCTCAATCACTTCTGTCTGTACCTTTTGTTATTTTCACTGAAATGGACATCAAATCAAATTCTTTAAGGTTTGCTATTCTCCTACACTTGCATGCTGCTCTTCTTGCATGAGAATTTTGGTAACCTTACTATTTGGCATGCAAGAGAGAATTTTCAATGATATAAAAGTGCTCAGTGTACTAGCCATTTTGTGTCCAAATTTGCAAGaaggtcttccacacaccaaattttgccactttaatgattcataacttGATTTAGATTTGAAATAAGTTATTAACTGAAATTTCATCAGCTGTGAGCCATAACATAGAACATTGGAGGAAGAAAAATTTCAGAAGCAAAGTTGAATATTCATACAATTGGCAATTGCATGTGGAAGACACAAATCCAGCCTTTAAGAGCATCCATTGCATTATTTTGCATGAACAAAATTAGTCTTTCCTGCTACAACCTATTTGCTCTACTACTGATTTCCTCTATTGGCATTTATCAACAGCATATCAGTATTGGGGTCAGCAACAGCCtgccatatgtatgtgtgtggcacACATATGTGGTGCAAATTTGGTTTCACAAATAATTCATAATAGTGCATGCTGAATGcgtacatgtacgtacatatacagTCGGTGTTCTATAAAGTGCAGTGGTATACAGGGACAGTGCTTGGTTACAACAAATCcataacagtcaagctgtgcaaAGGGTGTAGTGGTACTACAACTGTATCATTCAGAGTTAGCtataaactaaaagtaaaaAATATTTGTCCAGCTGATATTTTAATTATTGGAGCAATTGCTTGGTGATTTACTTCACAGTTTGGCTATTCTGTCTGCAGCTTGGTTATTTTGTCATGGATCCCATCATTTACTACTTTGCATGTGCTCTATTCACTGTGTACACGAATGACACAATTAGGAGACTGTTACAATGGTCAGTTTaaatcaggtgaccttattatacagtacagtgatCCAGTTggacaggtttcattgtatagtTGAATAGTAGAAGTATTGCACAATcacaaatgcagtaaaatacCAGTAAAACAAGCAGGCATAACATGGAATGAGATCAAAGGAATCAAATTAAACTTGGTATATGACTTTGACTCATGATGCACCGTCTTCATGCCAATTTGAAGAAATCTGAAAACAGTGGGTTAACATTTTAAGTTCTTTGATAATTTAGCATGGAATGTCCAAAGtactagaatttcctgagtTAATATCCCAATTTGCCCAATGCTGACGCAGGTCCAGCAGGTGGTTTGAGTTGTCCATAGTATGGAGAAATatttgtggcataaaataaattatagaccatattgcaaggttcagccaaaAAAGCCACTTATTCTACTGGACTAAAAGTATAACTTTCTTCAAACCATTTACACAATTTGTAATTTTAAGTGACATCTACACAGATTCTAATAGAGCGTTCAAGTCTATTCACTTGTATGCATATGAATTGCTAATACATTGTGTTTAGTATAGCATGATGCAACTTACAGCCACTGTCCTGTTAGTACTTTGACATTCAATATCTGCTCTAGTGTCTGCCAAGCGGTATGAGATTTGTTCCTGTGTGATACTTAGATTTTGAGGTGGATCCAGTTGCCAAAATATACTAATAGTATGTGTATGTGCTTCACTGTCTGTAGTGCAGTTTACGTTCACAGTTGGTTTCCCCAAATCTGCAATCACAAATCAAAGTATCCATAAACCAGTGAAGTTAAATGCAGATAATTACAGTATCAAGACATGTGTGACCAATGGAAGCCAGTGTGGTTGTATAACAAATAAATGTGTGGCCAGAATAACAATTTGGTCGTGCTTACACAGACTACTATTTTTCCAATTAAATATTCCCCGGTTAGGATAATGTCCTTACCAAAGATGTGCAAAACCAGTTTAGCCATCTCTGATTGTTAATAGTTGTTATTCTAGAACAACATACCTACAAATAATTGGATAGTTGTTTTGGGAAATTCCATgtgattacattaattttatcagCTCTTTCACCAAAATATTCCCTTACTTAGATCAATGTAATCTACAAAATACACCATTTCTAAACTATTCTGTAACTACAATGAATTCACACATATTTATTACTTACAGTCATAAGTATAACTAAATGCACCCAATGGAAGTACCAGCAAGAGTAACATCATGTTATCCATCGTGCTAGAATGAGAAACTATTACAATTTAAAACAATACTTTTGGAAACAGCTTAAATATGTAACATGTCTAAGTGTATGGTAAATATGGCAAAATTTGATTTTGTGAGTGTCCGCCAAATCATCAATTTTAATTGCACACTAAAAATTCTGCTCATAAGATATTCTGAAACAACAATGAATTTTAGAAAGCACCTTTTTACATGAGAGCTTCAGTCTACTATCGTACCAACTATGACAATCTCTGTAGAGAATGTCCTTCTTATGTTCTCATTACATAGCTATGCATTATACTTCCTCTCATTTAAGTCACATGAA
This portion of the Dysidea avara chromosome 12, odDysAvar1.4, whole genome shotgun sequence genome encodes:
- the LOC136241689 gene encoding uncharacterized protein isoform X1, which translates into the protein MYVHMNIFKAVSKTVVKCVFVFTYIVIVSHSDMMDNMMLLLLVLPLGAFSYSYDYLGKPTVNVNCTTDSEAHTHTISIFWQLDPPQNLSITQEQISYRLADTRADIECQSTNRTVANDYSKTSDDISETHQLSYVISTNYQYYKSCKVLVFYDDFDDPFQNFNITTTAVDCQLEDASSG
- the LOC136241689 gene encoding uncharacterized protein isoform X3 encodes the protein MMDNMMLLLLVLPLGAFSYSYDYLGKPTVNVNCTTDSEAHTHTISIFWQLDPPQNLSITQEQISYRLADTRADIECQSTNRTVANDYSKTSDDISETHQLSYVISTNYQYYKSCKVLVFYDDFDDPFQNFNITTTAVDCQLEDASSG
- the LOC136241689 gene encoding uncharacterized protein isoform X2 produces the protein MYVHMNIFKAVSKTVVKCVFVFTYIVIVSHSDMMDNMMLLLLVLPLGAFSYSYDYLGKPTVNVNCTTDSEAHTHTISIFWQLDPPQNLSITQEQISYRLADTRADIECQSTNRTVANDYSKTSDDISETHQLSYVISTNYQYYKSCKVLVFYDDFDDPFQNFNITTTAVDCQLEAS